A DNA window from Mobula hypostoma chromosome 3, sMobHyp1.1, whole genome shotgun sequence contains the following coding sequences:
- the LOC134343492 gene encoding interleukin-8-like — translation MDRTATVTILILLLCAIAAQGVPIPGAQGRCHCIRISFDVIRPKFIQSLKYIPKGSHCERAEIIVTLKNETKVCVDPDARWLQALIRAMKGGKKHK, via the exons ATGGACAGAACAGCCACTGTAACCATCCTCATCCTCCTTCTGTGTGCCATTGCTGCACAGG GTGTTCCGATCCCAGGAGCACAAGGACGGTGCCATTGCATTCGGATCAGCTTTGATGTTATTCGTCCGAAGTTCATCCAGAGCTTGAAATACATTCCCAAAGGATCCCACTGTGAGAGAGCAGAGATAAT TGTCACCCTGAAAAATGAGACGAAAGTGTGTGTGGATCCTGATGCCAGGTGGTTGCAGGCTCTCATAAGAGCCATGAAAG GAGGGAAAAAACACAAGTGA